The genome window AGTTGTGGAAATGATTGGGTGTGGCGAATGGATTTCAGGGAATTTGCATAATCACCGCATGACTCGAGCCGTGGCGAGGCCTTTTACTTTATTACAAATGAAATTAGAAGGAAATTATAATTGCTGTAGTGTATGCAGCAAGGCAGGAGCCCAGGAACCCAGAAAGCAAACTCCCTGGATGTTGCATGTTCCTGCCGCCAGCAAGGAAATGAAAACGCCCCCATGTGTGAGCCAAAAAGCCAACGACCTGGGCAGGGCAGGCACAAACTGCAGAGCggggaaaaaaataaacacaccGGAGTCGGAGGAGTCCTGCCGCAGAGCAACTATAAAAAGGACACCCTGCAACCGTGTGTACCGGAGTCTCTATTGGTGTCAGCCAGCAGCTTACAAAGTCAgacgcatgtgtgtgtgtgtgctgtaCGAAGGACGCTCCCAGCTTTTAAGTATAATTTTCCAGATACACAGGCCGAGCACTGGAGTCCAGGTGGCAACTGCTAGACAAAAACGATGTGCACGCCCCCACaaaagacacacacacacacacacagacaggaGCGTACAAGAgcacaaggagcagaaggACCAGCCAGCTAAACGAGTAGGTGGAGAAAATTTAATATGATTATGTTGAAGTAAATTGCTTGAAACAAATGTTGCATGGGCATCCGCCCAGCGATCTCCACCTGTGcaacatatatacatacacctgtgcatgtgcatatgtatgtgtttaTACACACACCCATCTATTTGGCAGCCAGACTTTGATTCACTCAGTTGGCAGACCTTTAAAAAGCAATTAAGGACAATACGATTTGGCCCTCAAAGGCTACAAGCTGTCAACGAGTTGAGAATGATGGTGGGTAAGTGCTCCCCTTATTGTGTGGCCAATAAAATACTTTATGGGCCTCTGTGATTTGTAAAcaatataaagaaaatatgtTAGAGCTAGCAACAAAGATAGGAtggtatttgtattttttacattttgtttaataGGCGCAAGAAGTTTAACGAGCGAAAATCATTAGACCTATTATTGATGCCTCATTAGCGAGCTATCAAATAATGATATGCCATTATAGATGTCATCCCGTTGGTTGGTCATCCGAATGTGTAACTCTAATACTAATTATAATTATCAAATGATGTGCACACGGATCCACAGAAAAAGCTGTGGCAGTGAGAACATTGTTGCCAATGTCTGCGATGTGGCATGCCGCAGTTGGCAAATCAATTGACATGCCGCGATGCCAACCGTCAACAGCCCTCAGTCCATGATAATTAAATTGCGCATTGCATTTTaatgcaattcaattaaaatataaaatatttttcaattggTTCACTGAAGCGGTTAGCCGTCGTTCGACTCCGAGCCACgtaattaaattaatcaaCGATGCTTTCACTCATTGCTGCCAACGTCTATCTGCTACCAACATGTGAAACAATTCGGTAATACGTATATATTTCTcatgaaaaataaatagtaaaaaaaaaaggttccaattattatgttatgttatgtATTCAACTTATTTGGGGTCCCTAACATGTGGCCTACCGGAGAAACCTCAAAACTTCCCCAATTATTACAAAACCATTGACTTTGGCTTAGTTGATTGACTCTTCCCTTTCCCAATCAATTGCTTTTCCAGAAgtcatttgatttttttacCGGTCAACCGCAATTGCAATTGAACGTTCAAACCCGAAACCAAACAGAAATTTCTGATGCTGTCTGCGGCTTTGCCTAATCGAAATTAGCTTTGGCCTCAAATAGGCGGTGGCAATTAGCCATCGCCGCGTTCTGGCGGCTTCTGGTTGGAGTTGGGGAAGCGGATGCTGAGGTGGGTGCCTGATGATGTCACATTCAATTGAGAGCAAGGACCGACATCCATTAGCCCACTGTCACTTTTAGCCCTTTCTTTTTGGGTGGACAAATGCTGCacaaaagcgaaacaaaataatttaaagccTGGGTGGAGCAGCCAACGCACagagcacaaaaaaaaaaaaaaaaaacaattatcTTCGCACTAAAGCCAGTTACAGGCTGCCGCAGTGGCAAATGATTGACACAAGGCTGACAGGCATTGCAGCTCCTGACATGAACAGGATCAACGGGGAATGACTCGTAGCCAGGATAGACCCTGCCAGACTCGCGCTGATGTTTTGTAATCTGCTTAAATGTAAAGTTAACAATTTCGCCCATTTGGTCAATTTGGTCAAGgcaaaacaaaatgcaaaacattCACAGCCAGCAGTTGTGGGAAACTTTTTGAGAAATGAATGCATGCATGGGATCCTGTTTTTGTAAAAGCTCTGGGGCTCAAATGCACTCGCATCGAGGGTCGAGAGTGCTCGTCATTTTAGGCTGCTGGTGTAGGGCCACTTTGGCCAGACCCTGGGGTTTCAGGTCAATGGTTTGGCCAAAGCGCCAGACAAACGCACAAAGGGCCACTTGAGTGCCATCTTccacgtggcgtatgagtaatatcTGCTCAGCAGGTGAATGAGGCACGGCACGTTGGGGCACCAAGACGTTGCGGCCTGTTAATTTGATTTCTTGTCAAAGCAAACGGCAGGTGCCAACCAACAGCAGACGGTATCCAAGGACGCACTTTTGACTTTCTCTGGTTTGCCGTTGACGTGACAATTTCACACGCAACACACACGGTCGCGTTTGCTCAGCATAAATAAACAATGGCTGACAGGATACATGAGCAGGTCCTTCCTGTGCTGACTTCTCGCCGCATCGAAGCGATAAATGGTTAACTCAAGTCATTTAGAACTCATTTGAGGAGGCATCCATATAAGGTATATAAGGTCTTTAGCAAGATGGTTTTAGTGCACATCAAGTCCCTCGAAAAGTGCACTCCCAAGTACAGTGGTTAATTATGCAAACTGCAGCATTAAATACATAATTAAATAGCTCGGCCATTGCATTTGCATACTGAGACCACCAGAAAAAAACCCACCCAACTTCGCCCCCCACCACTAACCACTGGCCAATGGCAGCTTAAGTCTTCCGCTTACAAAACCGCGCTGTGCTTCATGAATTTCATACAAAATGACAGGCGGTTGAGCAGTGGAGCTACATAGTACAGAAAAGCTTCATAAAAATGGCCAAAGCGCATTAAAATCGTGAGCGCATAAAAAGAATATTTTAAGCTAACAAAAATGGCCGCTAAAATGGCGGGAGTGAGAGAGAAAGAGACTTTGTCGGAAAGAATGGGCGCTTAAGCTAAAACGCTCCACCAAAATGGCCGGCAGAAAAGCGAATGATAAGCGCCGTTTTTTATGGAGCCCAGAAGAGCGGGCGATGCATGCATAACGCTGCAAAATGGTGACACATTTCAATTGGGGCTAGAATGGAAAAAGTAATAGTAGACTTATAAATGCTCTACTTATATGTAATTAACATATACAATATGGTACTGGATGTCAATATGATGTTTGTTCTCTTAGTTCAGTTAAGTATGGTATTTCAGTGATAGTTCTTTACAGTAAATATCAAGAAGCAATCTCACATAACTGGTAATAATGCAAAGATATCCTGCAATACCCTGTAAACTAACTAAATCTTGAACAACTTTGGCTACCTTGGAGCACCTGGCTCGTTCTCTTTTAGGGCATAAATCGCTTGGTCTAGTGCGGGGATAAAAATCAACACCAAAGAGCTGCACTTTTTAGCCTTGCCGCTATGAAAGGCGACCCACACATATACACACGCAATTGGATGGCTGTGAAATTGACAATATTTCACTGGTAAAAGCCGAATTTAGTTGCAGTTTGGCATCCGTTTTGGCCCATTGAACTTTGCCGTTGATTGCGGCAGCCCccataaaaaaaagaagagggCTCAGAAAAGCaaggagaaaaaaaaatgggaaacaCATAGCCAGCCGCAAGGGGTTGCCAATTCAGCCGGGCTCTTTAAAAGCTGGCTAAAAGCAGTCGCAGGCAGTCAGGCCGACAGGTCTCAACTGGGCCTTTAAGatggcaaaaaataaagcgCAGCCAGGCGTGTAAAATGTTATCGCAACATCAAATTT of Drosophila mauritiana strain mau12 chromosome 3R, ASM438214v1, whole genome shotgun sequence contains these proteins:
- the LOC117144308 gene encoding uncharacterized protein LOC117144308; its protein translation is MCEPKSQRPGQGRHKLQSGEKNKHTGVGGVLPQSNYKKDTLQPCVPESLLVSASSLQSQTHIHRPSTGVQVATARQKRCARPHKRHTHTHTDRSVQEHKEQKDQPAKRPDFDSLSWQTFKKQLRTIRFGPQRLQAVNELRMMVVSVASSILGK